A single window of Streptomyces xanthii DNA harbors:
- a CDS encoding glycosyltransferase family 4 protein has protein sequence MHVTPASLPPRVLHVTQPVDGGVARVVADLVRLQRAAGMRVAVACPPAGALPALLDAAGCEVLDWAAQRSPARGVRDEVRRLGELVTRTAPDLIHAHSAKAGLVTRLAVRGRVPTVFQPHAWSFEAVGGPAARLALNWERFGARWTTRLICVSRAERDHGRRRGVRGPVSLVPNGVDLGLFHPGTGTEPPPEGLPEGDGPLVVCVGRLCRQKGQDVLVKAWHEVGRQVPGARLVLVGDGPDAARLRAAASPGVTFAGAVADPAAWYRAADLVVLPSRWEGMALAPLEAMACGSPVLLTDVDGARESLPPGRAAGCLVPPGRPEALARALARLLADPGKLAALGASAHRHVREHHDVRHTAEAVADVYRDLLEPVRSSPSAPRRPARPLDAREAGTGGSAT, from the coding sequence ATGCATGTGACGCCCGCATCCCTGCCGCCGCGTGTCCTCCACGTGACGCAGCCGGTCGACGGCGGCGTGGCCCGCGTGGTCGCCGATCTCGTACGTCTGCAGCGGGCCGCGGGGATGCGGGTGGCGGTCGCCTGCCCGCCCGCCGGCGCCCTGCCCGCGCTGCTCGACGCCGCGGGGTGCGAGGTCCTGGACTGGGCGGCCCAACGCTCCCCGGCCCGGGGCGTGCGCGACGAGGTGCGCCGCCTCGGCGAGTTGGTCACCCGTACGGCACCCGACCTGATCCACGCGCACAGCGCCAAGGCGGGCCTGGTCACCCGGCTCGCCGTGCGCGGCCGCGTCCCCACCGTCTTCCAGCCGCACGCCTGGTCCTTCGAGGCCGTCGGCGGGCCCGCGGCGCGGCTCGCCCTGAACTGGGAGCGGTTCGGGGCCCGTTGGACCACCCGGCTGATCTGCGTCAGCCGCGCCGAACGCGACCACGGGCGCCGGCGCGGGGTGCGCGGGCCCGTCAGCCTGGTGCCCAACGGGGTCGACCTCGGCCTCTTCCACCCCGGTACCGGAACCGAGCCCCCGCCCGAGGGCCTCCCCGAGGGCGACGGGCCGCTCGTCGTCTGCGTCGGACGGCTGTGCCGGCAGAAGGGCCAGGACGTCCTCGTCAAGGCCTGGCACGAGGTGGGCCGGCAGGTGCCCGGGGCCCGCCTCGTCCTCGTCGGCGACGGGCCCGACGCCGCCCGGCTGCGCGCCGCCGCCTCGCCCGGCGTCACCTTCGCCGGCGCCGTCGCCGACCCGGCCGCCTGGTACCGGGCCGCGGACCTCGTCGTCCTGCCCTCCCGCTGGGAAGGCATGGCGCTCGCTCCCCTCGAGGCCATGGCCTGCGGAAGCCCCGTGCTGCTCACCGACGTCGACGGGGCCCGCGAGAGCCTGCCGCCGGGCCGCGCCGCCGGCTGCCTGGTCCCGCCCGGGCGGCCCGAGGCCCTGGCCCGCGCCCTGGCCCGGCTGCTCGCCGACCCCGGGAAGCTCGCCGCCCTCGGCGCGAGCGCCCACCGCCACGTCCGCGAGCACCACGACGTCCGGCACACCGCGGAGGCCGTCGCCGACGTCTACCGCGACCTCCTGGAGCCGGTCCGCAGCTCCCCGTCCGCGCCCCGACGTCCGGCACGCCCGCTCGACGCACGGGAGGCCGGGACAGGCGGCTCCGCCACATGA
- a CDS encoding exopolysaccharide biosynthesis polyprenyl glycosylphosphotransferase codes for MTPERTAAPSAGPLGGFSGTVVAPRAAGGAAALARDGGRPRDRPSRAVLVASDEIAALLATLALTEAQRGPLVLAAFVVLVLVLHATAGLYRYRPEPYMLDDLPAVAGRGILAWCVLAAALATLPGRTPLGPTALATGCAVQVGLALAGRALVHRRRRLALVRRPVSTLLVGPEAQARRVAAALQRHPRSGVRPVGVVGDPADDAEREDGDLPELPVLTTPGDVRRAVIQNGVRRALVLGGSGAPEHRARLHCLSELRCEIWELDPDPTPYVPLRARGEDGLAGFRCRPLAGPFLPVHPGKRALDVSVSAVLLVLLSPLLLSCALWLRLCEGPGVVFRQERIGKDGRPFTLLKFRTIRPADALESATRWSVADDRRMSRFCRFLRRTSIDELLQLWNVFRGDMSLVGPRPERPYFVMKFGETHPGYGDRHRVPTGITGLAQINGLRGDTSIEDRCRFDNAYIDQWSLWRDITILLRTAAEFVRPTGS; via the coding sequence GTGACCCCGGAACGCACCGCCGCCCCCTCGGCCGGCCCGCTGGGAGGCTTCTCCGGCACCGTCGTCGCCCCGCGCGCCGCCGGCGGCGCCGCCGCGCTCGCCCGCGACGGCGGCCGCCCCCGCGACCGGCCCTCCCGCGCGGTCCTCGTCGCCTCCGACGAGATCGCGGCCCTGCTCGCCACCCTCGCCCTCACCGAGGCGCAGCGCGGGCCGCTGGTCCTCGCCGCGTTCGTCGTCCTCGTCCTCGTGCTGCACGCCACCGCCGGCCTGTACCGGTACAGACCCGAGCCGTACATGCTCGACGACCTGCCCGCCGTCGCCGGGCGCGGCATCCTCGCCTGGTGCGTCCTCGCCGCCGCGCTCGCCACCCTGCCGGGCCGGACCCCGCTCGGGCCCACCGCCCTCGCCACCGGCTGCGCCGTCCAGGTCGGCCTCGCCCTCGCCGGGCGGGCCCTCGTGCACCGGCGCCGCCGCCTCGCTCTCGTCCGCCGCCCCGTCAGCACCCTCCTCGTGGGGCCCGAGGCGCAGGCCCGCCGCGTCGCCGCCGCGCTCCAGCGCCACCCCCGCAGCGGCGTACGGCCCGTCGGCGTCGTCGGCGACCCGGCCGACGACGCCGAGCGCGAGGACGGCGACCTGCCCGAGCTGCCCGTGCTCACCACCCCCGGCGACGTGCGCCGCGCCGTCATCCAGAACGGCGTGCGGCGCGCCCTCGTCCTCGGCGGCTCCGGCGCCCCCGAGCACCGCGCCCGCCTGCACTGCCTGTCCGAACTGCGCTGTGAGATCTGGGAACTGGACCCCGACCCCACCCCGTACGTGCCGCTGCGCGCCCGGGGCGAGGACGGCCTCGCCGGGTTCCGCTGCCGGCCCCTCGCCGGGCCCTTCCTGCCCGTGCACCCCGGCAAGCGCGCCCTCGACGTGAGCGTCTCCGCGGTGCTGCTCGTGCTGCTCTCGCCCCTGCTGCTGAGCTGTGCGCTGTGGCTGCGGCTGTGCGAGGGGCCCGGCGTCGTGTTCCGGCAGGAGCGGATCGGCAAGGACGGGCGGCCCTTCACCCTGCTGAAGTTCCGCACGATCCGGCCCGCCGACGCGCTGGAGTCCGCGACCCGCTGGAGCGTCGCCGACGACCGGCGCATGTCCCGCTTCTGCCGCTTCCTGCGCCGCACCTCGATCGACGAGCTGCTCCAGCTGTGGAACGTCTTCCGCGGCGACATGAGCCTCGTCGGCCCGCGGCCCGAACGCCCCTACTTCGTCATGAAGTTCGGCGAGACCCACCCCGGCTACGGCGACCGCCACCGCGTCCCGACCGGCATCACCGGACTCGCCCAGATCAACGGACTGCGCGGCGACACCTCCATCGAGGACCGCTGCCGCTTCGACAACGCCTACATCGACCAGTGGTCGCTGTGGCGGGACATCACCATCCTGCTGCGCACGGCCGCCGAGTTCGTCCGCCCCACAGGGAGCTGA
- a CDS encoding chaplin, whose product MSTSKKAAFVLAAAGIAAGAASGAAFADSGAEGVAAHSPGVLSGNLVQVPVHVPVNVCGNTVNGIAGLNPAFGNTCVNN is encoded by the coding sequence ATGAGCACTTCGAAGAAGGCCGCCTTCGTCCTCGCCGCCGCCGGCATCGCCGCGGGTGCCGCGTCGGGTGCCGCGTTCGCCGACTCGGGCGCCGAGGGCGTCGCCGCCCACTCCCCGGGCGTCCTGTCGGGCAACCTGGTCCAGGTCCCCGTCCACGTCCCGGTCAACGTCTGCGGCAACACGGTCAACGGCATCGCGGGCCTCAACCCGGCGTTCGGCAACACCTGCGTCAACAACTGA
- a CDS encoding chaplin gives MSRTAKAVVFSAVAAAAMAGSAGVASADAGAHGAAVGSPGVLSGNLVQVPVHVPVNVCGNTVDVIGLLNPTFGNTCVNN, from the coding sequence ATGTCGCGTACCGCGAAGGCAGTCGTCTTCTCCGCAGTGGCCGCCGCCGCGATGGCCGGCAGCGCCGGTGTCGCCTCCGCCGACGCCGGGGCGCACGGTGCCGCCGTCGGTTCCCCCGGCGTGCTCTCCGGCAACCTCGTGCAGGTCCCGGTCCACGTGCCGGTCAACGTCTGCGGCAACACCGTCGACGTCATCGGTCTGCTGAACCCGACCTTCGGCAACACCTGCGTCAACAACTGA